One region of Drosophila teissieri strain GT53w chromosome 2L, Prin_Dtei_1.1, whole genome shotgun sequence genomic DNA includes:
- the LOC122626422 gene encoding membrane-associated progesterone receptor component 1, whose translation MADNSKGVEHATSWYSSFYNSIKQTPINVTLIIISTIVFYKVASLSRRLGRHRKDQDQAKAPGPIDFCEDDGQEKADVDLPPLRQDFTVPELREYDGTRADGRILVAVNFNIYDVSRSVHYYGRNGVNPNYAGRDISRHLINLPVNLNASEDFDYLSDLSNSQMNTLREWEQQYKEKYPFVGKLKEDEADLELEPAVPLVDYI comes from the coding sequence ATGGCCGACAACTCCAAAGGCGTGGAACACGCCACCAGCTGGTACTCCAGCTTCTACAATTCCATTAAACAAACGCCCATCAATGTTACCCTTATAATTATATCGACCATCGTGTTCTACAAGGTGGCGAGTCTTAGCCGACGTCTGGGTCGACATCGtaaggatcaggatcaggccAAGGCACCAGGTCCAATCGACTTCTGCGAGGATGATGGTCAGGAGAAAGCGGATGTGGATCTTCCGCCCCTGCGGCAGGACTTTACGGTTCCGGAACTTCGGGAATATGACGGCACCCGGGCGGATGGTCGCATTCTGGTGGCCGTTAACTTTAATATCTACGATGTGTCGCGATCCGTGCACTATTATGGACGAAATGGCGTTAATCCAAACTATGCCGGTCGGGATATTTCGCGGCATTTGATCAATTTACCGGTGAACTTGAATGCCAGTGAGGATTTTGATTACTTGAGTGACCTCTCAAACAGCCAAATGAACACTTTGAGGGAGTGGGAACAGCAGTACAAGGAAAAGTACCCATTTGTTGGAAAACTTAAGGAGGACGAGGCGGATTTGGAATTGGAGCCCGCTGTTCCGCTGGTGGATTACATATGA
- the LOC122625630 gene encoding dynein intermediate chain 3, ciliary, with translation MGTLGNQFILSRERRRFGRQCLFTDRNEMILSVQPSGRLRLKYILRNPINERTQLSEQYAASSALTHNVTLDSHGLNHYEGGWNVKEVNILDEESTQRYRKKVERDDSWGIEVNQLMHDAMDISSANNAVNIYEDFFLDLPADLGHGISMKIAARLIHVFHDLWIPSRQLKTCEWLNNDPNQFLLFFTNSESLTPNYTKQLNTLPDFGNDNPHAFYVWNIDDATRPVAHYDSTRVVRIARVCMRDENYMVGGLQEGQVGFWLTDNQGGPKTICPLEACHREATTAICWVHSKLNTEFYSGSLDGSIKYWDTRNLLMPVHEILAEPDPNSIQNRQNAHGVTVLEFEYTIPVRYIFCTDMGYLFVGNRKGATPQETIVASYQLFVGPIRCVMRNPFFVKNFLVVGDWRVRIWSEEVKNCPSTFYIRRPNQVLSGAWSTGRCSMFCLGDDKGNLEFWDLLMSHTRPILTIKYKYAVTHLVFKPDGCILTVSLANGDCLMLRMEEGMRTATVKEKSLMMSMFEREIQRCKLLEAREEEMKLKKRLTTIFLEEERKSREKLEAKKKKGQAKREMEPKPEDEATIFLRMIESDAEFSKALLEFNEAMENITLQRAKRTFAMEHTVFETNHPISQE, from the exons ATGGGAACCTTGGGCAACCAGTTCATCCTGTCGCGAGAGCGCCGCCGCTTCGGGAGGCAGTGCCTCTTCACGGACCGCAATGAGATGATCCTCAGTGTGCAGCCAAGTGGACGTCTGCGCCTGAAGTACATCCTGCGCAATCCGATAAACGAGCGGACGCAGCTGAGCGAACAGTATGCCGCCTCCTCGGCTTTGACCCACAACGTGACCCTGGATTCCCATGGCTTAAATCACTACGAAGGCGGCTGGAACGTCAAGGAGGTGAACATTTTGGATGAAGAGTCCACACAGCGCTATCGCAAAAAAGTCGAGCGCGATGACTCCTGGGGCATCGAGGTGAACCAATTGATGCACGACGCAATGGACATCAGTTCGGCCAATAATGCAGTCAACATCTACGAGGACTTCTTTCTGGATCTACCAGCCGATTTGGGTCATGGGATCAGCATGAAAATCGCGGCCAGGCTTATTCATGTCTTTCATGATCTCTGGATCCCATCGCGTCAGCTGAAGACTTGCGAATGGCTGAACAACGACCCCAATCAGTTTCTCCTATTTTTCACCAACTCAGAGAGCCTGACACCGAACTACACAAAGCAGCTGAACACCCTGCCCGATTTTGGCAACGATAATCCGCATGCATTCTACGTTTGGAACATAGATGATGCCACCCGACCGGTGGCCCACTACGATTCCACGAGAGTCGTGCGGATCGCCAGGGTGTGCATGCGAGATGAGAATTACATGGTGGGTGGACTCCAAGAGGGTCAGGTTGGCTTCTGGCTAACCGATAACCAGGGTGGTCCCAAGACCATTTGCCCCCTGGAGGCATGTCATCGCGAGGCCACCACCGCCATCTGCTGGGTGCACTCGAAGCTCAACACAGAGTTTTACTCGGGATCGTTGGATGGGTCCATCAAGTACTGGGATACCCGGAATCTTCTAATGCCGGTGCATGAGATACTGGCCGAACCGGACCCCAATTCCATTCAAAATCGCCAAAATGCACATGGCGTTACTGTCCTCGAGTTCGAGTACACCATCCCAGTGCGCTACATTTTCTGTACGGATATGGGTTACTTGTTCGTGGGCAATCGCAAGGGCGCGACTCCGCAGGAGACTATCGTTGCCTCCTATCAACTTTTTGTCGGTCCCATTCGCTGCGTAATGCGTAATCCGTTCTTTGTGAAGAATTTCCTGGTGGTGGGCGATTGGCGGGTGCGGATCTGGTCGGAGGAGGTGAAGAACTGCCCCAGTACCTTCTACATCCGCCGGCCGAACCAGGTGTTGAGCGGTGCCTGGAGCACGGGACGCTGCTCGATGTTCTGCCTTGGTGACGACAAGGGCAACTTGGAGTTTTGGGACCTGCTTATGTCCCACACTCGACCAATTCTCACCATCAAATACAAGTACGCCGTCACCCATCTGGTATTCAAGCCGGATGGATGCATACTAACCGTGAGCCTGGCCAACGGAGATTGCCTGATGCTCCGCATGGAGGAGGGTATGCGAACTGCCACCGTCAAGGAGAAGTCCCTCATGATGTCG ATGTTTGAACGGGAGATACAGCGCTGCAAACTGCTGGAGGCTCGCGAGGAAGAGATGAAGTTGAAGAAGCGCCTGACCACCATTTTCTTGGAGGAGGAGCGCAAGTCCAGGGAAAAGCTGGaggccaagaagaagaagggtCAGGCCAAGCGGGAAATGGAGCCGAAGCCCGAGGACGAAGCGACCATCTTCCTTAGGATGATCGAGAGCGATGCGGAATTCAGCAAGGCTCTTCTGGAGTTCAACGAAGCCATGGAAAACATCACCTTACAGCGAGCCAAGCGCACTTTCGCCATGGAGCACACTGTATTCGAAACGAACCACCCCATCTCTCAGGAATAG